A DNA window from Brassica napus cultivar Da-Ae chromosome C1, Da-Ae, whole genome shotgun sequence contains the following coding sequences:
- the LOC111203563 gene encoding uncharacterized protein LOC111203563 — translation MYLFLLNIKNLITKTVVIFWNENHCNIFLLLASLNPLYPSHQHASSDENDEIEERLDDIIEDFIDEIYDDIVEAEPIPQRTRSYTERHREGGQHQLSNDYFNDDHSIYSIQTFRRRFRMNKGLFIRIVDGLEQFFPFFQQRKDATGRWGLTALQKCTAAIRLLAYGNSVDTVDEYLRLGESTALSCLHHFTDGIIQLFGDEYLRRPTAEDLQRLLDMGEKRGFPGMVGSIDCMHWEWKNCPTAWKRQYARRHGKPTIVLEAVASQDLWIWHTFLVFQVP, via the coding sequence ATGTATCTCTTTCTCCTCAACATCAAAAACCTTATCACCAAAACCGTTGTAATATTTTGGAACGAAAACCATTGTAATATTTTTCTGCTACTTGCTTCTCTCAATCCTTTGTATCCATCTCATCAACATGCTTCGTCTGATGAAAATGATGAAATCGAGGAGAGATTGGATGATATTATCGAAGATTTCATTGACGAAATTTACGACGATATAGTTGAGGCCGAACCCATACCGCAAAGGACCCGTAGTTATACTGAACGACACCGCGAAGGAGGACAGCACCAGCTAAGCAATGACTACTTCAACGACGACCATTCGATATATTCGATACAAACTTTCAGACGCCGATTCCGCATGAATAAGGGATTATTCATACGTATTGTCGATGGCCTTGAACAATTCTTTCCATTCTTCCAGCAAAGAAAAGATGCAACGGGTAGGTGGGGTCTTACTGCACTACAAAAATGTACGGCAGCAATTCGTCTACTTGCTTATGGAAATTCGGTTGACACggttgacgaatatctccgacttggtgagagCACTGCACTTTCTTGTTTACATCATTTCACTGATGGGATAATACAGTTATTCGGAGATGAGTATCTGCGACGACCCACAGCAGAGGATCTTCAACGGCTACTCGATATGGGAGAGAAACGAGGGTTTCCTGGGATGGTCGGGAGCATTGACTGTATGCactgggagtggaaaaattgtCCAACCGCTTGGAAAAGACAGTACGCCCGTCGCCACGGAAAACCGACTATTGTCTTAGAGGCCgtagcttcacaagatctttggatttgGCATACATTTTTGGTcttccaggtaccttaa